Part of the Companilactobacillus zhachilii genome is shown below.
AGAATGTTTTGATAAGCTTCTGGTACATCAGCGATTCCAATCATTTCAATTTGAGGTTTCACATCATTTTCAGCTGCAAAGTTCAACATTTCTTGAGTCATAGCAATGCCGCCAACATTTGAAGCAGTCAAGTTAGCCTGATTACCAAAAATTGAGAATAAGTTAAAATGAATTTCATCACTAGGAATTCCCACATAACAAAATACCCCGTTGAATTTCAATAATGGCATATAATTATTCAAATCCAAATTAACCGCCACCGTATTCAAAATAAAATCAAATTGACCAACTAGAGGCTGGAAATCTTCAGGATCCTTTAGAATTTCATAACTACTTGCACCAAACTTTTCAGCTTCATCACGCTTGCTTTCTGAGTGACCAAAGACAGTGACATCAGCACCCATTTTGGCAGCAAATTGAACGGCGATGTGACCTAAACCACCTAATCCGATAACAGCAACTTTGCTACCTTTACCAATATTATATTGTTTCAAAGGGTTATATGTTGTAATACCAGCACATAATAGTGGCGCAGCATCAGCTAATGACAATTCATCAGGAATATGTAGTACAAAGTGGTCTTTAACAACGATAGCTTGTGAATATCCACCTTGTGTAATGGTTCCATCATAATCTTTTGAATCAAAGACAATCACAGTACCCTTTTCACAAAATTGTTCTTGTCCAGCCTTGCAAGCAGCACACTTACCACAAGAATTAACGAAACACCCCACACCGACACGGTCTCCAGGTTTGAAGTTTTTAACATTCTTACCAACCGCGGAGACGATTCCAGAAATTTCATGACCAGGTACCATTGGAAAATGTGCACCTTGCCACTGAACCATGCTGACATCACTATGACAAATACCACAATATTTAATATCGATGGCAACGTCATCAGGATGCAAATCACGGCGTTCAATCACAGTTTGATTAAAGGATGCAAAATCACCTTTAGTCTTTGCTTCTAATGCTTTTACTTCTT
Proteins encoded:
- a CDS encoding NAD(P)-dependent alcohol dehydrogenase yields the protein MSKEVKALEAKTKGDFASFNQTVIERRDLHPDDVAIDIKYCGICHSDVSMVQWQGAHFPMVPGHEISGIVSAVGKNVKNFKPGDRVGVGCFVNSCGKCAACKAGQEQFCEKGTVIVFDSKDYDGTITQGGYSQAIVVKDHFVLHIPDELSLADAAPLLCAGITTYNPLKQYNIGKGSKVAVIGLGGLGHIAVQFAAKMGADVTVFGHSESKRDEAEKFGASSYEILKDPEDFQPLVGQFDFILNTVAVNLDLNNYMPLLKFNGVFCYVGIPSDEIHFNLFSIFGNQANLTASNVGGIAMTQEMLNFAAENDVKPQIEMIGIADVPEAYQNILDSKVHYRYVIDMSTLK